The following DNA comes from Pseudanabaena yagii GIHE-NHR1.
TCACTAGGTGTGCGGTGAGGCTCACGTTTGTGAGGTGAGAAGAAATCAATATCAGTTTTGCCAATGGTCATGCGATCGCCGCTCTTTAGCAAAATTGGGAAGGTAATTCTCTGTCCACGCATGAATGAGCCATTACGACTACCAAAATCTACTAGATAAAAGCTACCTGACTCATTGTTAGTATTGCGAGGTTTAGCTTCGCTCCTCATCGACGAGTCAAAACCATCATTTTTGGACGCTCCAACGATCTGCAATGTGGCGTGATAGCGCGATACCCATTTATCTGTTAATACAATTGAGTTATCATAGCCCCTCCCAATTGTCCAAAAATCTGCGTTGATAAGTGGGATCATCTGTTGCCCCTCATCTGCATGAACGATCAGATAGGGGTGTGGGTGTAGAAGAGTCACTGAACTGTTAGACAACTTTGTTGTGTGCATCTCAATCAATTGCCAATATAACCTATTTATATATTGTGAGACGTGTTTAATAAATTTTGAGTTCCTTTTTCAGATTCATGGCTTTTGCTGACATATTCTGTCACTTGCTGAAACTGAATTTAGATTAGGCAAAATCTACTAATATTCTACCCTTTTTATCGCAATTAGATAACATCGGGATCGCTAGCAGGTTGGAGGTATAAAGACTTATTAGTCTCTATTTGGTCTCTGTGATAGGTAGATCAACGATCGCCACTTCGATAGGATTACTATATACTCCTCATAGAATTAAAAATTGTTATAAATAAAACCAGTCAAAAAATCACTAAAAACAAATCAAGTTGAAAAAATTTAACCTGTTGCACTTTTTTCTCTACATTACAAATCTTAAAAATTCTATGGGTTCTTGTTAAAAAACAATGATTTGGATTGCGATCGCCATACAGTTAACACTTAGTGCAGGATTGCTATGGGCAGCATGGCAGGTCTGGATGTTAAAAAAAGCACTCACTGCTACAGTCAAAACTGTAGATGGTTGGACAGAAGCTTGCCAAAATGGGTTGCAGGTATCTTCGCCAAGTCTTGAGATTGCCCGTGGTGGCGTAGGATCTTTGCGGGAGCAGTATCAGAAGCTGCAAATGCAGTTGGAAAGAATTCGGAAGTTATTGTCTGTGCTTGGACGTGGTGTATCCTTTTTAGGGAGTCGTTGGCAAAAGTCTAGCAAAGGTTCGTCAAACTCCTTAAACAACAAATCAAGTAATAGGTCGTCAGGCAGCAGATCGTCAGGGAGTAAGCATAATGTCAAACGGCGCAGGTAAATTTTTTGGTGGAGTAATCGTGGGTACTGTAATCGGTGCGGCAGTAGGTATTTTATTTGCACCCCGCTCAGGTAAAGAAACTCGTCAGGTTCTAAAGCGATCAGCTAAAGACCTACCCAAACTAGCTGAGGAAGTCAGTGCTAATGTGCAATATCAAGCCGATCGCTTGACTGTGCAGGCTCAACGTACTATTGATGAGGCTCTGATAAGATTGCAAGAGGCGATCGCGACTGGGCAGGAGGCTAGCCGCAAACTCCAAGATGAATTAATTCTCTCGATGGCAAATACATCTAATAACTCATCCATCGAAATAGACGATATTCCAGTTGAAGATGAAGATTAGACAATTAAAGAGCAAGTACTTAGTCAAGCACTTATAAGAAATTATGTCAGAAGCTATCTTCCTACTAGGTTTATCATTTTTATTAGTGGTCGTTTGCCTGACAATTCTTCTGCTCACGGCAATTCCTACATTCCAAGAGTTAGGGAAAGCTGCTAATAGCGTAGTTCGCTTAGCTGATACCTTGACTAGAGAACTACCTGCCACCCTTGAAGCCATTCGTATGACTGGTTTAGAGCTAAGTGAGCTAAGTGATGAACTAAATCAAGGTGCAAAAAGTGCAGGTGAGGCAGTTAAGCAGGTTAATGATGGGATCAAAGGTGTACGCCAGAGTGCATCTAGTGCCACGATCGCTACTAAGAGTGCATTTGCTGGTATTAAGGCTGGTTTAAAATCTTTGGGTCGTCCGCGTCGTCAAAGGCGCTCAGATCCCTATCAAGAAAAAATCCGCAGCAATAATCAATCGATTCGTGATTTAGAAAGCTTTAGCGATGATGAAGATGATGCTTCTAATCAAGGAAGATTAATTACACCCGATGACATCCGTTCTGAGGGGTTTATGGGTGATTTAAATTCAGAAGATTAAAAAAATGAGGGCGTTACGCCCTCATTTTTTTAATGAAATCATTGGTTGCAGCGATCGCAGATACCGCTGACGGTCACTTCATAATTATCAACTTTTAGTCCTGACCGAATTTGCTGGAAGCCTAGTCCTTCAAAGGCATTCCACGCAATATCTTCGATTTCACCACAGCATTTGCATCGGAAGTGGTGATGTGGCTCCACATTGGCATCATAGCGACATACGCCTTGTTCTAATAAGACTTCGCGGACGAGTCCTGCATCTCGCAAAGTTTGCAACGACAGATAAACCGTTGCCTGTGATGAGGTGGGGGCATTTTGGTTGAGATCGTTCAAAATTTGCTCAGCAGTAGGGTGATCTTGGCGATCGAGTAAGTTTGCATAAACGGCAAAGCGTTGTGGCGTGACCCGCAACCCCTTAGATTTCAAAATTTGTACTACCCGATCCGCTTGCTTTTGCATATAAACCTCCTCCTGAGTTTCGCGAAATCCTCTAACTAAGCTCCTACTGACTCAACTTGTCATCTTGAAACTTAGGAAAATTTAGCGATCAATCTTCAAAAATGTCCCAAATAATAGCAATTTAAAATTGATTCAAAAAATAGCTACTCTTGTAATTACTTGTCTAGGTAATATATCACCTCTATCTAGGAATCACAAATTTATTAATATTTTTCAAATAATTAACTAATTATGGCTATTGACTAATTTCTAAATAAGAATTATTCTTAGTTTGTTCAGATAAAGCATTAACTTTAGAGAAAAATATGGCAGTTATCGAAACCGTACCAAGCGTTGTATTTAAGACTCGTGTACGTGATGAGTCCGTAGGTGGGCCTAATCCTTATCGTTGGGAAGACAAAACCACTGGAGATCTTTTTGCTGGTAAAAAAGTAGTAGTTTTCTCTCTCCCTGGTGCATTTACTCCTACCTGCTCCTCCAACCACTTACCTCGCTATGAAGAGCTTTATGATGAATTCAAAGCGCTAGGTGTTGATGCAGTTATTTGTGTATCTGTTAACGATGCTTTCGTAATGTTCAAGTGGGGCAAAGAAATCGGAGCTAAGAATGTATTCTTGCTACCCGATGGTGCTGGCGAATTTACCCGCAAGATGGGTATGTTGGTTGACAAGTCCAACATTGGTTTCGGTCTTCGCTCTTGGCGCTATTCCATGTTCGTAAACGATAGCAAGATTGAGAAGATCTTCGTTGAGCCTGGTTTCTCTGATAACTGCCCAACCGATCCTTTTGAAGTCTCTGACGCTGACACCATGTTGGCTTACTTGAAGGGTGCTGCACCTGCTGGTGTTTCTGCTCCTCGCTTAGCATTTGAAGGTTAAATTAAAGTGTGCGAAGCACACTTTAATTTAACAACACAAGAGAAGTGTGCGTTGCACACTTCTCTATCGTTGATGTAATTTAAAAATGGGGTGGCTATGAAACTCTCTAGCAAAAATCTAAACGAGCGCCTTGATACTGTCTACGATGCGATCGTGGTTGGTGGTGGCATGGGTGGACTATCGGCGGCAATCTATTTGGCTCGCTATGGTCTGAAGTGCCTAATTGTCGAAAAAGGCAAGGGGCGATCGCTATGGATGCAAGATTTACGTAATTATGTCGGACTTGACCCCACCACCCCAGGGCGCGACATTTTAAATCATGGTACAAAGACGGCTGTGGATTGGGGAGCCGATCATTTGCGTGGCTATGTCGAAGAAGTCGTCGATGAAGGCGAAACCTTTGCCGTGAAAGTAAAAGTTGGCAAAACTAACAGTATTTATCCTATATTTCGTAGCAAGTATTTAATTGCCGCTTCAGGAATTATCGACAATTTGCCCCAATTAGAAGATATGCAAAATGTCTATGATTATGCAGGCTATACGCTTCATGTCTGCATGATCTGCGATGGTTTTGATATGTGGGATCAGAAAGCTGTGTTAATCGCGAATACAGAAGGACAAATTGGTGCTGCCTTTGTCTTAAACTGGTTCACTCCCTATATTTCTGTCTTGACTCACGGATTATGTGAAGTTAGCGATAAAACAAAACAGAAGCTTGCAGAGCATGGCTATCCCTTGTACGAAGCCCCGATCGCTAAATTCCACGGTGAAAATCATCAACTCAGTGGTGTAGAACTTACCGACGGCACAATTGTGGAAGCAACCACTGGCTTAGTGGGTATGGGTTCGATTTACCACAATCAATACCTCAAGGGCATTGAAGGGTTGGAATATGATGGGCAGAATCTTGTGACTAATGATATGTGCAAGACTAGCCACGATCGCATTTTTGCCCTTGGCGATTTGAAGAGAGGCTTGAATCAAGTTTCGATCGCTGTAGCGGATGGAACTTTAGCCGCAACTCAAATTTGGCGAAATATCCGCCGTGCTAGTCCTCCTCGCAAATGGGAAGAAAATATCAAAGTTCCTGCTACTTTGACCTAATGGAATGCGGCGCAAAGCGCCGCATTCCATTTTTTAATTAATTTGTTCTGAACTCACTTGGTCGTTTGCTTCTTCATCAAGATCGATAATCTGTCCATTAAAGAATTCTGCCATATTCCTCACAATCCTCTCTTCTTCCGATAAAACAGCAAATCCTCTGGGTTGTGTCGGCGCAGGAGGTTCGGGTTGATTTGTAGATGAGTTTATCGACGGCATTGGTGGAGCGATCGCTGTAGCAGGCTGAATGACTGGATTGGGGGATGGTACTTGTGAATTTTGGCTTGGTGGGGGAGGTGAGATCGCTGGCGAGTGGGGTAAAGGTGCAGGAACTTGTACCTGTGTTTGTTCTGATGGAGAAGGAGATGCAATAAACTTAAACATCACCTTAATTGGGCGTTTCAGCAATTGAGAGCAAGCATTTTCTAGCTCAGGACGCTTTTGAACAGCAATATTTTTAGTGGTTTCATCACGCTTACCGCCTAAACCGATTTTGACGCTATTGGTATCAACTTCTAAGAAGCGAGCTTCCATTTGCACAAAGATTGCTCTCGTTGGTGATGGCAACATTGGCAAAAGGTTTTGCCATAGTTGATCAAGGTCATATCCCACTGAAGCAAAATCATTTAGATCGTCATTTCGAGAAGAAATTGGAGCTTCGACATTTGGCAAAGAGATAGAAGCAGGGATAGATGTTTCAGGGCTATTTTTTGTAACAGGCTGTTCAATAGGAAGATGGGAAATCGTCTCTGGAGCAACAGATGGTAAATCTTGTTTTGGGTTGGATGATGCCTGTGGAATGGGATTCTGTTTAGTCAGTTGAGAGATAGGTTGTGGGCTAATATTGCGTGGAGGAGTAGCCTGAGATGTAAATGTGTTTGATGATTGCGGATGAGATAGCGCGATCGCGCCTTGTGCAGAAGGTAATAAACCCATCAAGGTCACTTCTAACCACAAACGTGGTTGGGTGGAGTTACGAATTTGTAATTCTGCCGATCGCAAATGCTGCTGACCAAGCAAGATATTGGGAGTTGGCAAGGTCTGAGCTAGCTGTACTAGGCGTTCCCAGCCTGAACTGGTCATTGCTACGAGATCACTGCGATCGCTGGCGGTTTTCGCAATTAATAAATCCCGATACACATTCGCCAAGTTCTGCAACACGATCAAGGGTTCACGTCCCCGATCCATAATCCGCCGCACATAGTCAATTAATTGCGTGGAATGATCTGTGGCGATCGCTTCAATTAATGACAGCAAATCCTGTTCTGGTACAGAGCCAACTAAATCCCAAACTGCCTCAACCGTAATCTCTCCATCTAATAAACTCAACTGGTCAAGTAGAGATTCGGCATCACGTAGTCCTCCCTGTGCAATTTGGGCAACGAGAGTGAGGGCTTCAATATGAATATTAATGTTCTCATTGGCGGCGATCTTCCCTAAATGCTTGACCATCGAATCAAGGGGAATTCGCCGAAAGTCAAAACGCTGACAACGCGAAATAATTGTCGGTAATACGCGCTGCGGGTCGGTTGTAGCAAGTATAAAGGTAACGCGATCGGGGGGTTCTTCTAAGGTTTTCAGTAATGCATTAAATGCTGCTGTGCTCAACATATGACAGTTATGAACTAGCAGCCCATTAGCGACAAAGTTATGATTGTCTTCTACTTCAATGTCATAAACTGGCTCATCACCAACGACTGTTACAGATTCTACCCTCTCCAAATTTGTACTCCATTGAGGGGATAGAGTATTGCTGTAGATCTGACAGCCATTTTCTACTGGCATTTGCCCCCATGCAAATGTAGTTATAGGTTTTAGTTCCTCTTGTGTAGGACTGAACTTTAGCTGCATATCCGATTGACTGCAACCAAGATTCAATAAGTTGATTTTCTTCCCAAGAATATCCTTCTGTAGATAAGTGAATGGTTGGACTTCCCTCTGGGGTGAGCATAAGCGCTCCATCATCCATATACCACCATGCCAAACCTTCAGGAGTAATTTGCTCAAGCCATTCCATAGAAACGTTTTTGGTAGTTCCTGTGGACTTAACCACATCAAATACGGTATTGAGTTGGGGATGGCACATGGTGCTGCTACAGACTGAGATATCCCCATAGCCATCATTCTTGGCAATACGGAAATTTGGGCGTAATTCTGACAATCTACTAATTTTGTATTCCAGCCACTCTTTTTGTTTATAACCGTGTGTCCAAGCAATTCTTGGGAATCGACTATGCTTATTTGGGTAGGTAATGGCAGCATCTCCCAATAATGTGCCATAGATGAGTCCCAGTATTTCAACGGAGATTGTTCCTGCTGCTGCACGATAATTGTCTGTGCGGCGTTCCCAGATTCCGTGACTTTTTTTGTAGGGATGTCGCTTCCAGTAGGACAAGATGCTCTGTAATCCTCTACCTTTTTGAAGTAAGAATTGAGGGACTTCAAGCCTTTCCCCGCATCCACAGGCGCAGGGGACAATATGTTCATCCCAACTTTGATATTGCTTGCTGCTGTCCATCCTGATTCTGTTCTAATTAAATGATTACCTGTACATTGAAGCGATCGCTGATTGGTTTTAATAATTAACGTAGGTTTTACGCCACGATCTAGCCAACGTAAAACCTTTTTGTATTCCCATGTTGACAAAAACTCGTTATAGCTAAGTACCTGCTTCCCCAACAGATCTTGATTGTCAATACGCATTAAACCTGTATCGGTCTGGACAAGGGTATCGCCCGTCAAACATTCGTCAATAATATAAACCTTAAACCGAGCCTTAACTGGCGCAAATTGGGCGCGTTCGATTAATTCGCGAATATTATCGACACCCGTATTACTTGCTGCGTCGATTTCGGTAATATCTAGGGCGTTGCCATTTGCAATACTATGGCATAGCTCACACTTGCCGCAGGGATGAGGAGTAGGACTATCAGAGCTTAGGCAATTGAGCGACTTTGCCATGATCCGCGCACTCGATGTTTTGCCAGTCCCCCTTGCGCCTGTAAATAAGTATGCAGGAGCGATGCGCTTAGTATTTAAGGCATTGGTTAGGGTATGCGCGATCGCTTCTTGTCCGACGAGGTCGGCAAAGATCTGCGGGCGATATTTGTGGTGGAGTGGCTCATAGCCCATAGGAACACGGGGATGCTCAAGCGCTAGTCAAATATGCAAGTATACCATTTGATTTAGGACAGTTATACTTGTTGACAGTTTAAGTGCTAGTAATTATGACAGCACCAACACCAGAGGAAAATAGTCGGAATTTAGGGTCTGCAACTCAGTCTCGGCAACAGTTGCGACATGAAAGGGTTCAAAAGGTCGTCAAGGGATTGGGGATTGGCGCTGGTGGGTCTGAACTTTTGGGGATGGGTTGGTTAATTTTTTTGGGTCAGCCGAATTAAGTATTAATATTAATGTTTACCTTAAATTGTTCTAATGCTTGCCGAATTTCTATAGCGATCACATTTTCTAATTCGCTTGTGTCAGCATGGCGATCGCTAGTAGACTTCATCGTGAGTACCAATATCAAGTAGAACTATTACTTCTGTCTGTTCTTCAGAAATTTCTATAGTAAATAAAATTCTACAGTCATAGCCACAGGAACAGGCTTTTAATCCTGCTAATTTTCCTTGCAGTGAATGGGTACTTAACTGGGTTGCAAAAACGTCCTCTTTCATCAATTGTAATATTTGAATTAGTCTTGGTTCAAGCTGAGAATTACGCTTGACAAATTTCCGAAATGCTCGTTTGAATTTTGGCGTTAAAACTAGTTCTCTCATTCTTCTGCCAAAGTTGCTTTTAGTTCAGAAATGATTTCTTCTATGGGTTGAGGTTTTAACTCTCCACGATGAAAGGCAGCGATCGCTTCTTTGGCATCTTGAGCAATTTCCTCTCGACGAGCTTCAATCATTTGATTCTTAACAATTTCTAAAAGCATTTCTCTTTGCTCAATTGAAAGCTGATTAACTGTTAAAATTGCTTCTTCTAATGTAACCATTTTAGATCTCCTAATAGGTTTAAACGTCTTGATTATAGCCAAACCTCAAATTTTTTGCTCTTTTTCCTTTCTACTTTTTCCTTATCATCTCTCTCCTTCCACTATTTTAATCTCTTCTTCTGTCAACCCATAAAGTTGATAAACTAAAGCATTAATTGCCTTTTCTAATTCGCTTGTATCAGCGTGGCGATCGCCTTTTTTGACCGTTCATAATTAAATCGGTAAGTATCTTAATCGAATTGAAACATCGCTTACAGAGATGATTACACCATTTGTAAGTTCTGTGGCATAGTCATTAATGATTGCTAACAAATGACGGTTAACGACTTCTCTGCTTACATTTCCTAGACGAAATAAAATAACACTGGGTAAGCTTTCGCCGCTAATTGCTAATAGTTGGGCAAAGTCTAAATCTACAGTAAGTAATATTCGTTCCTCTTGGCGAGCTTTTTCTAAAATATTGGGATCTGTCATCTTTTCTAGATTCTCTTCAATCAGGTGGATTGCGTCATAGCCTTGTTCTCTCAAAAGTGCAATTGTGCGGGGAGAGATGCCCATATCACCTAAGAATTTCATACTGCTTGGGGGATTTGCCAAAAGATGACTCGCTCTTGAGTGAGCCAAGCGGCATATCTAAGCGCTTGCTGAATGTCTTCTGGTTCGAGATAGGGATAGTCTTCAATTATTTCGGCTGTTGATAAGCCGTTGGCGATGAGGTTGATGACTACTGATACGGGTATCCGCATTCCGCGAATGCAAGCTTGACCTGCCATAATTTTGGGGTCAAAGGTTATGCGATCTAGTCCTGCTATTGTTTTCATTGTTTTTTACCTTTTACTCTATTTAAATTGCTGTGTATTCTTGTTCTGTTATTTCAAATTCTGGGTCGATGATTTTTACTTCTTCATAGGTGAGTTGATAGAGTTTATAAACTAAGCGATCGCACTTCTTTTCTAATTCGCTCGTATCAGCATGGCGATCGCCTTACAGTTGACAGTTTTATATCGATGGTAATTTGATTCTAATGAATTGTTTTTCTATAGTCTCAAATTGAGAGAGATGATTATGTATGGCTTGGGCAATTTTTTCCCAGTTGGTGCTACTTCGACTAATCACGATGCCTTTATGTTGAGGTGTTTGTGCGTGTAAACGAATAAAATCCCGACGATTCATGGTTAAGATGGCTCGATTGGGGCTAATGGCATAGTGCAGGACTTCAGGGTCGGGTATTTTTTGTTCTGCTTTTCCTGCGTCTTGTACGGTCAGAATGTCATACCCTAAAGCACGCAAAATTTTGACGACAGGCAATGGGAATTGCTCATCTGCATAGAGTTTGAACATTGCCTAATCTGCCTCGTTTTCAAGGATTGCTGTGGCAATTTCTTGGGGATGGCTTTCGGCGTATATCCAAGCATTTGCTAGATCAACGGCGTTTAGGGTTGGATATGCTTCTAATATTTTTGCGTCACTAAGCCCTTGTTGTTGGTAGCTGACTAATAGCCAAACGGGGATTCTGGTGTTACGGATACAGGCATCACCGCCACATACGTTTAATGTTTTCTCAATGCCGTGCCAACTATTTAATAAGCTATTAAGGATTAGTTGAATTGCTTGGGATTTTTCTGTGGGTGAGAGTGCGAGTAGTTGAGGTTCTAGTTCTTTAAGTGTCATAGTTTTTTAATTGGATATTTATAAAGTTACTCTAATTTTTCCTTTTTCCTTTCTACTTTTTCCTTGTCACCTCTCTCCTTCTACTATTTTAATCTCTTCTTCTGTCAACCCATAAAGTTGATAAACTAGAGCGTCGATCGCATTTTCTTCTTTTACCGTATCAGCATGGCGATCGCCTTACTCGTCTTGTAGCTTTTCTAAGTCGGCTAAATCTTGTAGTCGCCCAGAGGCTAATTTATTTTTTTTGAGGTTGTCAAGATTAATAATTGTATAAACTCTTTGAAATCTTGGTTGAGCATTGTATTTATATTGGTGATATTCTTGGCGGATTTGTTCGAGTGCTTCTAGGCGTTTTTGGGGTGTTTGCTTTTGCCAGTAGTGGAAATCGCTGGTTTGTTTTTTGAGTGAGACTTTATTAATAACTTTTTCCATAGTTTTTTATCTTGTTTTAATTGCTGTGTATTCTTATTCTGTGAGTTCAAATTCTGGATCAATAATTTTTACTTCGTCATAGGTGAGTTGATAGAGTTTGTAAACTAAGCGATCAATCACCTTTTTTAAATCGCTTGTATCAGCAATAGATTTTTATTCTACGTCTGATTGTCAGGATGCAACAAAGGTAAAAGCAATGTATTTTCTATTTTCTGTCTAACTTCACGACTAACATTACAATCACTCTTCATGCATTCCACTAAAAGTTGATTGGCTTTATAGTAATTGTTTAATTTTTGTTCTTGTTCTTCTGTAAATTTCCACTCATGTCCAATATTGTAATACTGAATAATTAATAAACGCAGCTTTTCAGTCCATTCTTGAGCATTAGTTAACCACCAAGAGTTAAAAGAATCTAAATTTTGATTCGGATCAGGCATTAAATCTCTTAGATCTTGTAGGCACTGATATTCTCTATCTCCTTTAATTGTCTTTGTATATTTAAGAATATGATCAAATGCAGTTTGCAATTCTCTTTCTAGATTAAGCTGAATATAGTTGATAAGGTCAAGACTTTCATCGTAATGTAATGAGTCAAAAAGCTTTAGCATAGTGATAACATCATTGTCTTCCCTACTTATGAAAGATAGATCACCTTTCCTAAGAAGTTCACGGTTAACAAGTAATATCATATATGTTTCTATCGTTCTAAAAAGGTCAAATTCGTATTTTTGATTAATATTTTTTATATTGAAATGTTGAATCTTCTTTTTGCGCGTAATATTTCTATCTATATTAGAAGAAAGATCAAGATCAAGTGCAAGTTCTCTACTCATTTCATATTGCTTCTCACCAGCGAATGTAAAGCTAATACTGAAAGAAAAACAATAAAATGACAAGTAGTAAGCTCGAATTGCTTCAAGTTTATAGGGAGATGTCACTGCTATAGACTTTTCATTAACCCAGTGCAAAAAGCTTTGTAACTTCTCATCCTCTGCCAATAAATTATCAATTGCTATCTTCATTTTTAATAACAAATGATTAGCACTACGTTGAGGTGACATTTCTACTGTTAACAAAAATACCTCACGCCACTTTTTATCAAATAAGTGTGAAACTAGCTCTTCCAAAATCTCTGGCGAAGACTGTTGCACTCGTACAATCTCATACGCTGTAAAATATTCATGAAATGTGAGGTGAGAAAAAGAGTAAACCCCATCAAACCTTTCCGTTAATAGTCCATGTTGTGATTCTATTGAAGTTACAATTTTACGCCCATTTGCTAATAATGCCTCACGATCTCCAATTACATCTCTTAAGTCTTTAATCTAAGTACAGGACAAAAATTTAATGGAGTTAAAGAAGGCTTGAGAATTGAGATGTAAGTCAAAGATGATGTGACGAAGGAAATCAAAACCAAGGCGAAAAATGCTTTTAGGAAGACGACCGTGTTTTTTAGGCTTGAGGGGATTTAGTTGAGCCAACCAAAGCCCAGAAGAAAAAGCCCAACATAAAGCCAGAGTAAGCAAAGCAATTAGTTTGGAAAGACGTTCAGGATCTTGAAGATGAGTGGACTCCAAACAAAAGCCACGGGTTTTAAAGCACCCGAATAAAGTCTCAATAGCCCAACGCTTAGCATAGTCAGCAATAGCCGTATCAGGGTCATGAGTCGTCGCGACAATTAATAAATCGCCATCATCAAGACGCATAGCGGCTATACGAAGCCAATGGTTCCAAACCTTTCTGGGCTTGGACAATACTTTGGACTGACCAACTTGGAGGTCTTGAAAACAAATGTCGGCACGCAGTTTTTTCTGCCCGTCATTGAGCAAAGTATTTTTACGAATGCGGATACGAAAACGGTTACATGGTTCACACAACAAGTAATCTAACCAATCCTCACCGACAAACTCTCGGTCTGCACTCAAAAAGTCGATTTTGCGGTCTCCAAATATTTCCAGAAATCGATTACACAATTCACAGCGCTCACGGGTGTTTGAGTTACCTTTTTTGTCCAGCATCATCCATACCAACGGGAATGCAATACCGTAATGCACTATTCCCAATGTCAGCACATTAAACACGGTTTTACCGAATTCCCAATCGGTGCGGTCGATAGAAATTACCCAAGGTTCGGGGATTTGCATGACTTTGACGACCATGAGTGCGATCTTTTCATAGTCCACTTCAAAGTCTCGAAAAAATCTCTGTAACCTCTTATAGTGTGATTCGACTTTGGCATAACCACTAAATCCTGTGGCAATTTCAGCTAGGTTTACTGTCTTTACTCGCATTAGCGCGATCAAGAACATGGACACAAAGGCTAGTCTTGCTCTATTCCATTGCAGATGTTGCTGCAACTTTTCTCGGAATAGGTTAATCTCTTTCATAGGGGTTTTATTTACGATGTGGTTATCTTTTATAAAACCCCTCCCTGCCTACTTTTGCAACTTTTTGTCCTGTACTAAGGTCTTTAATGTAAGTAGCAATAGAATTAGCAGCACGATCTCGTGAAAATAATAGTAGCTCTTCCTGAAAAGTCTCAAAAGCTAACAGGCTTAACATTTCTTCCTTTCGTTGAGTTGAAAGCCCTTTGTAAACTGCATCCCGCTCTTTCTCTCGGCTACTATCCCAGCGCTCCATTAGGAGGTCAATACCTTTTTCATAAAGTAGTGCACGATTTTCATAGAAATCATTCCTGTCTTCAAAAATTAAACATAAGAACGTTAACAACAAAGGATTTGAAGCTTGATGTTTAATTCGAGGACGTTCTTCTAATTTCGCAAAAAACTTTGAGATTCTCTCTTTGTCTTGCTCAAACCATTTTGAGACAAAAGATTGTATTTGCCATTTATCAAATTCAGCAACTTGAACCTCTCGAAATTTTGGAAAAATATATTCCTTTGCTGCTATTCGACAGGTAACAACAATCCGCGCCTGATCGTATGCCCCAGCTAAATTTTCAATTGCCCTAATTACAGCTAAGCGACGACTTTCAATAAC
Coding sequences within:
- a CDS encoding YtxH domain-containing protein, with product MSNGAGKFFGGVIVGTVIGAAVGILFAPRSGKETRQVLKRSAKDLPKLAEEVSANVQYQADRLTVQAQRTIDEALIRLQEAIATGQEASRKLQDELILSMANTSNNSSIEIDDIPVEDED
- a CDS encoding NAD(P)/FAD-dependent oxidoreductase; the encoded protein is MKLSSKNLNERLDTVYDAIVVGGGMGGLSAAIYLARYGLKCLIVEKGKGRSLWMQDLRNYVGLDPTTPGRDILNHGTKTAVDWGADHLRGYVEEVVDEGETFAVKVKVGKTNSIYPIFRSKYLIAASGIIDNLPQLEDMQNVYDYAGYTLHVCMICDGFDMWDQKAVLIANTEGQIGAAFVLNWFTPYISVLTHGLCEVSDKTKQKLAEHGYPLYEAPIAKFHGENHQLSGVELTDGTIVEATTGLVGMGSIYHNQYLKGIEGLEYDGQNLVTNDMCKTSHDRIFALGDLKRGLNQVSIAVADGTLAATQIWRNIRRASPPRKWEENIKVPATLT
- a CDS encoding LuxR C-terminal-related transcriptional regulator: MHTTKLSNSSVTLLHPHPYLIVHADEGQQMIPLINADFWTIGRGYDNSIVLTDKWVSRYHATLQIVGASKNDGFDSSMRSEAKPRNTNNESGSFYLVDFGSRNGSFMRGQRITFPILLKSGDRMTIGKTDIDFFSPHKREPHRTPSEHMRLFHQPTAPVSRTTLTPSEERVFWQVVQGFTNKEIGKRLQISPRTVQTHLSSIMTKLNLENRSQIVRYAFEQSYRPNADSAADNTDLNN
- a CDS encoding peroxiredoxin, which produces MAVIETVPSVVFKTRVRDESVGGPNPYRWEDKTTGDLFAGKKVVVFSLPGAFTPTCSSNHLPRYEELYDEFKALGVDAVICVSVNDAFVMFKWGKEIGAKNVFLLPDGAGEFTRKMGMLVDKSNIGFGLRSWRYSMFVNDSKIEKIFVEPGFSDNCPTDPFEVSDADTMLAYLKGAAPAGVSAPRLAFEG
- a CDS encoding Fur family transcriptional regulator: MQKQADRVVQILKSKGLRVTPQRFAVYANLLDRQDHPTAEQILNDLNQNAPTSSQATVYLSLQTLRDAGLVREVLLEQGVCRYDANVEPHHHFRCKCCGEIEDIAWNAFEGLGFQQIRSGLKVDNYEVTVSGICDRCNQ
- a CDS encoding DUF948 domain-containing protein, whose protein sequence is MSEAIFLLGLSFLLVVVCLTILLLTAIPTFQELGKAANSVVRLADTLTRELPATLEAIRMTGLELSELSDELNQGAKSAGEAVKQVNDGIKGVRQSASSATIATKSAFAGIKAGLKSLGRPRRQRRSDPYQEKIRSNNQSIRDLESFSDDEDDASNQGRLITPDDIRSEGFMGDLNSED